Proteins found in one Sulfuricurvum sp. genomic segment:
- a CDS encoding c-type cytochrome, which translates to MTKSISFLLAAVIAAGMMSTTASADDKKGQKAYLKTCKNCHGNGTKGAAMHTQDEWDDLFANGGAAIIKKHAGTKAEPFFNGDTFKANSQDLRDFLFMYGSDSGNVPSCG; encoded by the coding sequence ATGACAAAGTCTATTTCATTCCTTCTTGCGGCAGTAATTGCTGCAGGAATGATGAGTACAACTGCATCAGCTGATGACAAAAAAGGTCAAAAAGCCTATTTGAAAACTTGTAAAAATTGCCATGGCAATGGTACAAAAGGTGCAGCAATGCATACACAAGATGAATGGGATGACCTATTTGCTAACGGTGGTGCAGCTATTATCAAAAAACATGCCGGAACAAAAGCAGAGCCATTCTTTAATGGTGATACATTTAAAGCAAATTCACAAGATCTTCGTGACTTCTTGTTTATGTACGGTTCAGATTCTGGGAACGTTCCTTCTTGCGGCTGA
- a CDS encoding NGG1p interacting factor NIF3 yields MLYQLFVYVPIIASEKVKNALFDAGAGRYENYDQCSWESSGVGQFRPLEGSNPFLGSLSTLEKVEEIKIEMICKPEILKAVLKRLKEVHPYEEPAYGVIEFKTIEDF; encoded by the coding sequence ATGCTCTATCAACTCTTCGTCTATGTTCCGATCATCGCTTCTGAAAAGGTAAAAAATGCCCTATTTGATGCCGGTGCAGGCCGTTATGAAAACTATGATCAATGCAGCTGGGAAAGTAGCGGAGTCGGGCAGTTTAGACCGCTTGAAGGGTCAAACCCTTTTTTAGGATCGTTAAGTACGCTCGAAAAAGTTGAAGAGATAAAAATAGAGATGATCTGCAAACCTGAAATACTTAAAGCGGTGCTAAAAAGATTAAAAGAAGTACATCCGTATGAAGAACCGGCGTATGGGGTAATAGAATTTAAAACGATTGAAGATTTTTAA